One Paramisgurnus dabryanus chromosome 8, PD_genome_1.1, whole genome shotgun sequence DNA window includes the following coding sequences:
- the mrpl28 gene encoding large ribosomal subunit protein bL28m isoform X1: protein MPLHKYPPKIWEALKLQKGIYARLPQHYLRSLQDATPPTAVHWKPLGVKYRLDPKTGQRERVQDVPIPIYYPPESQDGLWGGEGWISGFRYAKNDKLSTRLRKTWKPQLFNRELYSEILDQKFNVTVTSRTLDLIDAAYGFDFYILKTPKQDLNSKFGMDLKRAMLLRLARKETDLYPDDPSRREKIYNRYKQTFEIPAEEAEWVGLSLEEAVEKQRLLEKKDPEPLYSGLVEKLVNEFALKKLSEPQIVERK, encoded by the exons ATGCCTTTACACAAATACCCCCCAAAAATATGGGAGGCACTGAAATTGCAGAAAGGCATCTATGCCCGTCTGCCCCAGCATTACCTCCGCTCTCTGCAGGACGCAACCCCTCCTACTGCTGTACACTGGAAACCTCTGGGTGTTAAATACAGACTTGATCCTAAAACTGGACAACGTGAGCGAGTGCAGGATGTGCCCATCCCAATTTATTATCCACCAGAATCACAGGACGGACTCTGGGGTGGAGAAGGCTGGATTTCCGGCTTTAGATACGCCAAAAATGACAAG CTTTCTACTAGATTGCGGAAAACCTGGAAGCCACAGCTGTTTAACAGAGAGCTGTACAGTGAGATCCTTGACCAAAAGTTTAATGTAACAGTAACATCTCGAACGCTTGACCTTATTGATGCAGCTTATGGATTTGACTTCTATATTCTTAAG ACCCCCAAGCAAGATCTGAActccaaatttggcatggatcTAAAACGCGctatgcttttacggctggcgcGCAAAGAGACGGATCTTTACCCCGATGATCCATCCCGGCGGGAGAAGATATACAACCGTTACAAG CAGACGTTTGAGATCCCAGCGGAGGAGGCTGAATGGGTGGGCTTGAGTCTAGAAGAGGCTGTGGAGAAGCAAAGACTATTAGAAAAGAAG GATCCAGAGCCTCTCTACAGTGGTTTGGTGGAAAAGCTTGTGAATGAATTTGCCCTTAAGAAGCTGTCTGAGCCTCAGATCGTGGAGAGAAAGTGA
- the mrpl28 gene encoding large ribosomal subunit protein bL28m isoform X2 — protein MPLHKYPPKIWEALKLQKGIYARLPQHYLRSLQDATPPTAVHWKPLGVKYRLDPKTGQRERVQDVPIPIYYPPESQDGLWGGEGWISGFRYAKNDKLSTRLRKTWKPQLFNRELYSEILDQKFNVTVTSRTLDLIDAAYGFDFYILKTPKQDLNSKFGMDLKRAMLLRLARKETDLYPDDPSRREKIYNRYKTFEIPAEEAEWVGLSLEEAVEKQRLLEKKDPEPLYSGLVEKLVNEFALKKLSEPQIVERK, from the exons ATGCCTTTACACAAATACCCCCCAAAAATATGGGAGGCACTGAAATTGCAGAAAGGCATCTATGCCCGTCTGCCCCAGCATTACCTCCGCTCTCTGCAGGACGCAACCCCTCCTACTGCTGTACACTGGAAACCTCTGGGTGTTAAATACAGACTTGATCCTAAAACTGGACAACGTGAGCGAGTGCAGGATGTGCCCATCCCAATTTATTATCCACCAGAATCACAGGACGGACTCTGGGGTGGAGAAGGCTGGATTTCCGGCTTTAGATACGCCAAAAATGACAAG CTTTCTACTAGATTGCGGAAAACCTGGAAGCCACAGCTGTTTAACAGAGAGCTGTACAGTGAGATCCTTGACCAAAAGTTTAATGTAACAGTAACATCTCGAACGCTTGACCTTATTGATGCAGCTTATGGATTTGACTTCTATATTCTTAAG ACCCCCAAGCAAGATCTGAActccaaatttggcatggatcTAAAACGCGctatgcttttacggctggcgcGCAAAGAGACGGATCTTTACCCCGATGATCCATCCCGGCGGGAGAAGATATACAACCGTTACAAG ACGTTTGAGATCCCAGCGGAGGAGGCTGAATGGGTGGGCTTGAGTCTAGAAGAGGCTGTGGAGAAGCAAAGACTATTAGAAAAGAAG GATCCAGAGCCTCTCTACAGTGGTTTGGTGGAAAAGCTTGTGAATGAATTTGCCCTTAAGAAGCTGTCTGAGCCTCAGATCGTGGAGAGAAAGTGA